One window from the genome of Jeotgalibaca sp. MA1X17-3 encodes:
- a CDS encoding polysaccharide lyase family 7 protein yields MRQKIGRVLLVLMLMLSSFNFAALVHGEENKKRYDIVDVWASGDDGNVIENTLDNISSTRWASKADKEPQWAVYDLGEEKNVAKVGISFNNGDVRRTIFDIEVSNDKKEWVKLLDQTSTPEEKATNDLVGFDVKDTTARYVRFTGYGYEFYDESKGSGDWISIFDFHIYGNDSDPLDPTLNIEQEQRSALTYTQPGLVNADGSDHAEPVANVATTTIDVTKNGVDTSENDQSTAIQKLIDEAEVGTELYFPNGTYTIVEYLKMKDGVNLRGESREGTIFMATPSDSGYNDMLILMLGVEDVVISDITITADLVVDYEVDHTVNNPNADGLKVPIRIRDREGYLDLDTGIQLNKPSKNILIKNVLIEKYQTMGIRVENSSDVVIDAAIFQNAMDLGGVGAGYGVSIQGAGNNRDRTGFSNDSKHNVVKNSQFIGPYLRHGVILQYYTHNNAIYNNVLTETKLDAIDIHGEDEYLNEIYGNTIKDIKTGAGIAAGNTGATHDKSGPGNYIHDNTISNSREGIKIHLGTEDTIIENNTIIGSTVPNAKGIYLQNAPGTRVTGNTIKDNQSAGFYSVYMDYDNGTAATGQQARGFGIPYDIIIEDNTFDNNTNGVYISSGRKIEYDNNTFTNISDQKIVDTRTKDYKESMLPTEILDLTNWKINTARYDESGTKPVEVKQPELEEFFDEDFYYVNAEQTGVVFNAPVDGATTPNSNYPRTELREMKNGGTEHADWSTAEGKHTMVIDQMVTSLPAVKNEVTVGQIHDADDDVVMIRLEAERLFVQAEGVDLGTLESNYQLGTRFQVKIEAMNNIVYVYYNGELKVEYPVEKHGNYFKAGMYTQSNLSKGDIKGAYGEVVIFGVTLEHDYDNVPTEPEKEIELPETDPTGTINAVMDTFIELTEEEDTDGVKQPVANSEPKNSSNQLELKTSGSQKYIRMPIIQFNVANYDKDVASAELVLSKKSLDKQDTTISVYATTEVLPEDITWANTEGLGVDSRINKGNTDVLDWLKSIQAEKVGEMEFALDENIMEHKMNVSKFVNKDLEEENITFILLDEAGVNTYLKLYSMEEEYAPTLNIWDTVGGSDEDESEEGNLGVADEEVDATQDTYIELSSKVGNSETYNAKKTLDLKTSGGQTTIRMPIIEFDLMNSESIKAGKLGLSLASLDQDISVAVYATNQSLPADITWESIEGLNNDSRVTENKGNTDVLDWITSVGGTKVGNIDFLAAGATEYTLDASEVLNEEFNGDQVTFILIDEEASNGYLKLNSIESGNSAKLSIWNADPSEEPGEGTPEAKNYTLTFKVKDENDTYNEFHTADYEGSEEAALEHGEGLAAKFADKYGEYTYEAVDNGFVFNFEGLEIEVPEVEVYTLTFKVKDEDGVYNEFHTTDYESNEETALEYGESLATEFVALYGEYTYKAVENGFVFNFEGLEIETPEVELYTLTFKVKDESDVYNEFYVVNYEGNEETALDYGEKLAVKFAEIYGDYIYETADNGFVFNFEALENQVPEVEYSTLTFRVKDKNGIYNEFYVVDYEAKEETALAYGEKLAVLFAETNGEYMYEEVENGYVFNFEGLEVEKYTLTFKVKDENEDYNEFYTAIYEGSEEAALEYGESLAILFAEVNGDYNYERVENGYIFNFEGLEIEIPEVEIYTLTFKVKNKDGIYNEFYVFDYEGSVEKALEYGETLADLFAETNGKYTSEKVENGYVFNFEGQSAEIPLIPLEPSIPVDPEDDVDPDGDTDPEDETDADADDESNIGGGADIDDESNIGGGADADDKSNTGGEADLDDESDTNASSNKKPESSEKPGKIEDKEKPSNSKEESLPETGTKRNIYSLLGMMVLVIGAAIVVYNKKSSKE; encoded by the coding sequence TATGGAAATGACAGTGATCCTTTAGATCCAACTTTAAATATTGAACAAGAGCAAAGATCTGCTTTGACTTATACACAACCTGGACTTGTAAATGCAGATGGTTCGGATCATGCAGAGCCAGTAGCTAATGTAGCAACGACAACGATTGATGTTACAAAAAATGGTGTAGATACTTCTGAAAATGATCAAAGTACTGCAATCCAAAAATTGATTGACGAGGCTGAAGTAGGAACAGAACTATATTTTCCTAATGGAACGTATACCATTGTTGAATATTTAAAAATGAAAGATGGAGTAAATCTTCGTGGAGAAAGTCGTGAAGGAACTATTTTTATGGCTACACCATCCGATTCTGGATATAATGATATGCTTATTCTGATGTTGGGTGTAGAAGATGTTGTTATTTCAGATATAACGATTACGGCAGATTTAGTTGTAGACTATGAAGTGGATCATACAGTTAATAATCCAAATGCTGATGGATTGAAAGTTCCCATCCGGATTAGAGATAGGGAAGGGTATCTAGATTTAGATACAGGTATTCAATTAAATAAACCTTCAAAAAATATTTTGATTAAAAATGTACTTATTGAAAAATATCAAACGATGGGGATTCGTGTTGAGAATAGTTCTGATGTTGTTATTGATGCAGCAATTTTCCAGAATGCGATGGACCTTGGTGGCGTTGGAGCTGGATACGGAGTATCGATTCAAGGCGCAGGTAATAACAGAGATCGTACAGGATTTAGCAATGATTCCAAGCATAATGTGGTTAAAAATAGTCAATTCATAGGACCTTACTTACGTCACGGCGTAATTCTACAATATTATACCCACAATAATGCTATTTATAATAATGTGCTAACGGAAACAAAATTGGATGCAATTGATATCCATGGTGAAGATGAGTATTTAAATGAAATTTATGGAAACACGATTAAAGATATAAAGACAGGTGCTGGAATTGCAGCAGGAAATACTGGAGCGACCCATGATAAATCAGGTCCAGGAAATTATATCCATGATAATACGATTTCTAATTCTCGTGAAGGGATAAAAATTCACTTAGGTACAGAAGATACCATTATTGAAAATAATACGATAATAGGATCAACAGTCCCTAATGCAAAAGGAATTTATTTACAGAATGCACCCGGAACGCGTGTAACAGGCAATACAATTAAAGATAATCAATCAGCAGGTTTCTATTCTGTTTATATGGATTACGATAACGGAACAGCTGCTACAGGGCAACAAGCGCGTGGTTTTGGTATTCCATATGACATCATTATAGAAGACAATACATTTGATAATAATACAAATGGTGTTTATATATCTTCTGGTAGAAAGATAGAATATGATAATAATACATTTACAAATATTTCTGATCAGAAAATAGTTGATACGAGAACAAAAGATTATAAAGAAAGCATGCTTCCTACAGAGATTCTTGATTTAACAAATTGGAAAATAAATACTGCAAGATATGATGAGAGCGGTACCAAACCAGTAGAAGTTAAACAACCAGAACTGGAAGAGTTCTTTGATGAAGATTTCTATTATGTGAATGCAGAACAAACGGGAGTTGTCTTTAATGCACCAGTAGATGGAGCTACAACGCCTAACTCTAATTATCCAAGAACGGAACTTCGTGAAATGAAAAACGGAGGAACAGAGCATGCTGATTGGTCAACTGCAGAAGGTAAACATACTATGGTGATTGATCAGATGGTTACCTCTTTACCAGCAGTTAAAAATGAAGTAACGGTTGGACAAATTCATGATGCGGATGATGATGTGGTTATGATTCGTTTGGAAGCTGAAAGATTGTTTGTTCAAGCAGAAGGTGTCGATCTTGGTACATTAGAATCAAACTATCAATTAGGAACTCGCTTCCAAGTTAAAATTGAAGCAATGAACAATATTGTTTACGTTTACTACAACGGTGAGTTAAAGGTCGAATATCCTGTAGAAAAACATGGAAATTATTTCAAAGCAGGTATGTATACGCAATCAAATCTTTCAAAAGGCGACATAAAAGGTGCATATGGTGAAGTAGTTATTTTTGGTGTTACTCTAGAACATGATTATGACAACGTACCGACAGAGCCAGAAAAAGAAATCGAACTTCCTGAAACAGATCCAACAGGAACAATCAATGCGGTAATGGATACGTTTATTGAGTTGACTGAAGAAGAAGATACAGACGGAGTCAAGCAACCCGTTGCGAACTCTGAACCAAAAAATTCAAGCAATCAATTAGAGCTGAAAACAAGTGGTTCACAGAAGTATATTCGTATGCCAATCATTCAATTTAATGTAGCTAATTATGATAAAGACGTAGCTTCAGCAGAACTTGTACTATCTAAAAAAAGTTTAGATAAACAAGATACAACCATTAGTGTATATGCAACAACTGAAGTATTACCTGAAGATATTACATGGGCGAACACAGAAGGATTAGGTGTAGATTCAAGAATAAATAAAGGAAATACTGATGTTTTAGACTGGCTAAAATCCATCCAGGCAGAAAAAGTTGGAGAAATGGAATTTGCATTAGATGAAAATATTATGGAACATAAAATGAATGTTTCCAAATTTGTAAACAAAGATTTGGAAGAAGAAAATATTACTTTTATTCTGTTAGATGAAGCAGGAGTAAATACATATTTAAAACTTTATTCGATGGAAGAAGAATACGCACCTACGTTAAACATTTGGGATACGGTAGGTGGAAGTGACGAAGATGAAAGTGAAGAAGGAAATCTTGGTGTAGCTGATGAAGAAGTGGATGCAACTCAAGATACATATATTGAATTATCATCAAAAGTTGGAAATTCAGAAACCTATAATGCAAAGAAAACGTTAGACTTAAAAACTAGTGGTGGGCAAACAACAATTAGAATGCCTATTATTGAATTTGACTTAATGAATTCTGAGTCTATCAAAGCAGGAAAGCTAGGACTATCCTTGGCAAGTTTAGATCAAGATATATCAGTAGCAGTGTATGCCACCAATCAATCATTACCAGCAGATATTACTTGGGAAAGTATAGAAGGGTTGAATAATGATTCAAGAGTAACGGAAAACAAAGGAAATACCGATGTTTTAGATTGGATTACTTCAGTTGGAGGAACAAAGGTTGGTAATATCGACTTTTTAGCGGCAGGAGCAACAGAATATACATTGGATGCTTCAGAAGTGCTGAACGAAGAGTTTAATGGGGATCAAGTAACCTTCATTTTAATTGATGAAGAAGCATCAAATGGTTACTTAAAACTTAACTCGATAGAGTCTGGTAATAGTGCAAAACTTAGCATATGGAATGCTGATCCTTCAGAAGAACCAGGAGAAGGAACACCAGAAGCAAAAAACTATACGCTAACATTCAAAGTAAAAGACGAAAATGATACCTACAATGAATTCCATACAGCTGACTATGAAGGTAGTGAAGAGGCAGCTTTAGAGCATGGAGAAGGTCTAGCAGCCAAATTTGCTGATAAATATGGGGAATATACCTATGAAGCAGTAGATAATGGTTTTGTATTTAACTTTGAAGGTTTAGAAATAGAAGTACCTGAAGTGGAAGTTTATACACTTACATTCAAAGTAAAGGATGAGGATGGAGTTTATAATGAATTCCACACGACAGACTATGAAAGTAATGAAGAAACAGCTTTAGAGTACGGTGAAAGTCTAGCAACTGAATTTGTTGCACTCTATGGAGAATATACGTATAAAGCAGTAGAGAATGGTTTTGTATTCAATTTTGAAGGATTAGAAATAGAAACCCCTGAAGTGGAACTCTATACGTTAACGTTCAAAGTAAAAGATGAGAGTGATGTTTACAATGAATTCTATGTAGTAAATTATGAAGGTAATGAAGAAACAGCACTTGATTATGGAGAAAAATTAGCAGTTAAATTTGCTGAAATTTATGGGGATTATATCTATGAAACAGCAGATAATGGCTTCGTATTCAATTTCGAAGCATTAGAAAATCAAGTACCTGAAGTAGAATATTCTACACTAACATTTAGAGTAAAAGACAAAAATGGAATTTATAATGAATTTTATGTAGTAGATTACGAAGCTAAGGAAGAGACAGCTTTAGCATATGGAGAAAAACTGGCCGTTTTATTTGCTGAAACAAATGGGGAGTATATGTATGAGGAAGTAGAGAATGGGTATGTGTTTAACTTTGAAGGACTAGAAGTTGAAAAATACACTCTAACTTTTAAAGTAAAAGACGAAAATGAAGATTACAATGAATTTTACACAGCAATTTATGAAGGTAGTGAGGAAGCAGCTTTAGAGTATGGAGAATCGCTAGCAATTCTGTTTGCAGAAGTAAATGGAGATTACAATTATGAACGAGTTGAGAATGGTTATATCTTTAATTTTGAAGGGTTAGAAATAGAAATACCAGAAGTGGAAATCTATACATTAACGTTCAAAGTAAAAAACAAAGATGGAATTTATAACGAATTCTATGTGTTTGATTACGAAGGAAGTGTAGAAAAAGCTTTAGAGTATGGAGAAACACTTGCAGATCTATTTGCTGAAACAAATGGAAAATATACGTCTGAAAAAGTAGAGAATGGGTATGTGTTTAACTTTGAAGGACAAAGTGCAGAAATTCCTTTAATACCACTAGAGCCAAGTATACCAGTTGACCCAGAAGATGATGTAGACCCAGATGGCGATACAGATCCAGAAGATGAAACAGACGCAGATGCAGATGACGAATCAAATATAGGTGGCGGAGCAGATATAGATGACGAATCAAATATAGGTGGCGGAGCAGATGCAGATGACAAATCAAATACAGGTGGCGAAGCAGATCTAGATGACGAGTCAGATACAAACGCAAGCTCTAATAAGAAACCAGAATCATCAGAGAAGCCTGGTAAAATAGAGGACAAAGAAAAACCAAGCAACTCTAAAGAGGAGTCATTACCTGAAACTGGAACAAAAAGAAATATCTATTCATTACTAGGAATGATGGTATTAGTTATTGGAGCAGCTATAGTTGTGTACAATAAAAAATCCTCAAAAGAATAA
- a CDS encoding aromatic acid exporter family protein: MTISLRAIKIAFATTIAILLAQTFQLEYSVSAGIIAILSVLDTKKSSVTIALQRIGSTILALTLATILFQLIGFTILVFGLYLLIYIPLAYQLKVEVGIAPCSVLVSHLLLEQSTSVGWLANELSLMIIGAGIAIIFNLYMPSKETELLHARDQIEEKMKNILTEFSLILKEGFANERAALLIKELDYDLKKAEKVAYTEHNNQLFSREEDYMIHYIHMRQQQVKILSEMSVDLSVCYLPTKQNMILANLFHQTANQLHESNPVVDLRKDIQDLLNDFRNSDLPKTRREFENRATLFILLNDFTRFIQIKKEFFEEQISN; the protein is encoded by the coding sequence ATGACTATTTCTTTACGTGCAATAAAAATAGCTTTTGCAACGACGATTGCTATTTTACTAGCACAAACCTTCCAACTAGAATATAGTGTCTCCGCAGGAATTATAGCTATTTTAAGTGTGCTAGATACAAAAAAATCATCCGTTACAATTGCTCTACAAAGGATTGGTTCCACTATTCTTGCTCTAACTTTAGCAACTATTCTTTTTCAATTAATCGGATTTACGATCCTTGTTTTTGGACTCTACCTTTTGATTTATATTCCACTCGCCTATCAACTGAAAGTAGAAGTAGGTATTGCTCCTTGTTCGGTACTTGTCTCCCACTTACTCTTAGAACAAAGTACTTCTGTGGGATGGCTAGCAAATGAGTTGTCCTTAATGATTATTGGTGCAGGAATTGCTATTATATTTAATTTATATATGCCTTCAAAAGAAACTGAATTACTACATGCAAGAGATCAAATTGAAGAAAAAATGAAAAATATTTTAACAGAGTTCAGCCTTATTCTAAAAGAAGGATTTGCAAATGAAAGAGCAGCTCTTTTAATAAAAGAACTGGATTATGATTTGAAAAAAGCAGAGAAAGTAGCTTATACGGAACACAACAACCAATTATTCAGTCGAGAAGAAGATTATATGATTCACTATATTCACATGCGCCAACAGCAAGTAAAAATACTTTCCGAGATGTCGGTTGATTTAAGTGTTTGTTATTTACCTACAAAGCAAAATATGATCTTAGCAAATTTATTTCATCAAACGGCAAATCAACTACATGAGAGTAATCCCGTAGTCGACTTAAGGAAAGACATTCAAGATTTGTTAAATGATTTTAGAAATAGTGACTTACCTAAAACAAGACGAGAATTTGAAAATCGAGCAACACTATTTATTTTATTGAATGATTTCACACGGTTCATCCAAATTAAAAAAGAATTTTTTGAAGAACAAATTAGTAATTAA